In Astatotilapia calliptera chromosome 20, fAstCal1.2, whole genome shotgun sequence, one genomic interval encodes:
- the LOC113013808 gene encoding uncharacterized protein LOC113013808 isoform X2 yields MKVRHTLICCFFLSLQDGNPEVTDAQILHYEVIGGDFKAGFSFNSAGTWKMFCREECEGENILINTTDVRAQTGRYSIEYEWTGSHVLSVSISKLTESDSGQYSCGLAGSSSSASLTQFVIVVAEALLDGNDDQLKHFDKETGSSLTVGCSFKQPGNTKLFCRGECGQGDGLVHTNDVKAQRGRYNIRYASGVLYVSITQLTKSDSGQYRCYLSGSSSSSFRDFEVTVTDAGPSATTTGSCTPSLTLTGSTEQPERAASAAADVLLVVGLTLALIIILLSVSVLIFCKKRSSKPKDPPVETEQAAVTEEEDDSSKLTYSEVNFSKRTFGSPNGASSGNTGEVIYSAPRVHVSSDVRDDSLYSSVA; encoded by the exons CTCTGCAGGATGGAAACCCTGAAGTCACCGATGCTCAGATTCTTCACTATGAAGTCATTGGAGGAGATTTTAAAGCTGGATTCTCCTTTAATTCTGCAGGAACATGGAAGATGTTCTGCAGAGAAGAATGTGAAGGAGAAAACATTCTCATTAATACAACTGATGTCAGAGCTCAAACAGGCAGATACAGCATTGAATATGAATGGACTGGTTCTCATGTTTTATCTGTGAGCATCTCAAAGCTGACTGAGTCTGACTCTGGACAGTACAGCTGTGGTTTGGCTGGATCTTCATCATCAGCTTCACTCACACAGTTCGTGATCGTTGTTGCTGAAG CACTGCTGGATGGAAACgatgatcagctgaaacactttgATAAAGAAACTGGAAGCTCTCTCACAGTCGGATGTTCCTTTAAACAACCTGGAAACACAAAGTTGTTCTGCAGGGGAGAGTGTGGACAAGGCGACGGTCTTGTTCATACAAATGATGTCAAAGCTCAGAGAGGCAGATACAACATTAGATATGCTTCAGGAGTTCTGTATGtgagcatcacacagctgaccAAGTCTGACTCAGGACAGTACAGATGTTACCTGAGTGGATCTTCCAGCAGTTCATTCAGAGACTTTGAGGTCACTGTCACAGACG CTGGACCATCAGCCACGACTACAGGAAGCTGCACACCTTCATTAACTTTGACTGGAAGCACTGAGCAGCCTGAAAGAGCAGCATCTGCAG CTGCAGATGTGCTGCTGGTTGTGGGTCTGACTCTGGCTCTCATCATCATCCTGTTATCAGTGTCTGTGCTGATATTCTGCAAGAAAAGATCCTCTAAACCAAAGG atCCTCCTGTGGAAACCGAGCAGGCTGCTGTCACAGAG GAGGAAGACGACTCGAGCAAACTCACCTACTCTGAGGTGAATTTTTCCAAGAGGACTTTTGGCTCTCCCAACGGAGCCTCGAGTGGTAACACTGGTGAAGTTATCTACTCTGCGCCTCGGGTCCATGTGAGCTCTGATGTCAGAGATGATTCGCTGTACTCGAGTGTAGCTTAg
- the LOC113013808 gene encoding uncharacterized protein LOC113013808 isoform X1, with protein MKVRHTLICCFFLSLQDGNPEVTDAQILHYEVIGGDFKAGFSFNSAGTWKMFCREECEGENILINTTDVRAQTGRYSIEYEWTGSHVLSVSISKLTESDSGQYSCGLAGSSSSASLTQFVIVVAEALLDGNDDQLKHFDKETGSSLTVGCSFKQPGNTKLFCRGECGQGDGLVHTNDVKAQRGRYNIRYASGVLYVSITQLTKSDSGQYRCYLSGSSSSSFRDFEVTVTDAAGPSATTTGSCTPSLTLTGSTEQPERAASAAADVLLVVGLTLALIIILLSVSVLIFCKKRSSKPKDPPVETEQAAVTEEEDDSSKLTYSEVNFSKRTFGSPNGASSGNTGEVIYSAPRVHVSSDVRDDSLYSSVA; from the exons CTCTGCAGGATGGAAACCCTGAAGTCACCGATGCTCAGATTCTTCACTATGAAGTCATTGGAGGAGATTTTAAAGCTGGATTCTCCTTTAATTCTGCAGGAACATGGAAGATGTTCTGCAGAGAAGAATGTGAAGGAGAAAACATTCTCATTAATACAACTGATGTCAGAGCTCAAACAGGCAGATACAGCATTGAATATGAATGGACTGGTTCTCATGTTTTATCTGTGAGCATCTCAAAGCTGACTGAGTCTGACTCTGGACAGTACAGCTGTGGTTTGGCTGGATCTTCATCATCAGCTTCACTCACACAGTTCGTGATCGTTGTTGCTGAAG CACTGCTGGATGGAAACgatgatcagctgaaacactttgATAAAGAAACTGGAAGCTCTCTCACAGTCGGATGTTCCTTTAAACAACCTGGAAACACAAAGTTGTTCTGCAGGGGAGAGTGTGGACAAGGCGACGGTCTTGTTCATACAAATGATGTCAAAGCTCAGAGAGGCAGATACAACATTAGATATGCTTCAGGAGTTCTGTATGtgagcatcacacagctgaccAAGTCTGACTCAGGACAGTACAGATGTTACCTGAGTGGATCTTCCAGCAGTTCATTCAGAGACTTTGAGGTCACTGTCACAGACG CAGCTGGACCATCAGCCACGACTACAGGAAGCTGCACACCTTCATTAACTTTGACTGGAAGCACTGAGCAGCCTGAAAGAGCAGCATCTGCAG CTGCAGATGTGCTGCTGGTTGTGGGTCTGACTCTGGCTCTCATCATCATCCTGTTATCAGTGTCTGTGCTGATATTCTGCAAGAAAAGATCCTCTAAACCAAAGG atCCTCCTGTGGAAACCGAGCAGGCTGCTGTCACAGAG GAGGAAGACGACTCGAGCAAACTCACCTACTCTGAGGTGAATTTTTCCAAGAGGACTTTTGGCTCTCCCAACGGAGCCTCGAGTGGTAACACTGGTGAAGTTATCTACTCTGCGCCTCGGGTCCATGTGAGCTCTGATGTCAGAGATGATTCGCTGTACTCGAGTGTAGCTTAg
- the LOC113013808 gene encoding uncharacterized protein LOC113013808 isoform X3, protein MKVRHTLICCFFLSLQDGNPEVTDAQILHYEVIGGDFKAGFSFNSAGTWKMFCREECEGENILINTTDVRAQTGRYSIEYEWTGSHVLSVSISKLTESDSGQYSCGLAGSSSSASLTQFVIVVAEALLDGNDDQLKHFDKETGSSLTVGCSFKQPGNTKLFCRGECGQGDGLVHTNDVKAQRGRYNIRYASGVLYVSITQLTKSDSGQYRCYLSGSSSSSFRDFEVTVTDAAGPSATTTGSCTPSLTLTGSTEQPERAASADVLLVVGLTLALIIILLSVSVLIFCKKRSSKPKDPPVETEQAAVTEEEDDSSKLTYSEVNFSKRTFGSPNGASSGNTGEVIYSAPRVHVSSDVRDDSLYSSVA, encoded by the exons CTCTGCAGGATGGAAACCCTGAAGTCACCGATGCTCAGATTCTTCACTATGAAGTCATTGGAGGAGATTTTAAAGCTGGATTCTCCTTTAATTCTGCAGGAACATGGAAGATGTTCTGCAGAGAAGAATGTGAAGGAGAAAACATTCTCATTAATACAACTGATGTCAGAGCTCAAACAGGCAGATACAGCATTGAATATGAATGGACTGGTTCTCATGTTTTATCTGTGAGCATCTCAAAGCTGACTGAGTCTGACTCTGGACAGTACAGCTGTGGTTTGGCTGGATCTTCATCATCAGCTTCACTCACACAGTTCGTGATCGTTGTTGCTGAAG CACTGCTGGATGGAAACgatgatcagctgaaacactttgATAAAGAAACTGGAAGCTCTCTCACAGTCGGATGTTCCTTTAAACAACCTGGAAACACAAAGTTGTTCTGCAGGGGAGAGTGTGGACAAGGCGACGGTCTTGTTCATACAAATGATGTCAAAGCTCAGAGAGGCAGATACAACATTAGATATGCTTCAGGAGTTCTGTATGtgagcatcacacagctgaccAAGTCTGACTCAGGACAGTACAGATGTTACCTGAGTGGATCTTCCAGCAGTTCATTCAGAGACTTTGAGGTCACTGTCACAGACG CAGCTGGACCATCAGCCACGACTACAGGAAGCTGCACACCTTCATTAACTTTGACTGGAAGCACTGAGCAGCCTGAAAGAGCAGCATCTGCAG ATGTGCTGCTGGTTGTGGGTCTGACTCTGGCTCTCATCATCATCCTGTTATCAGTGTCTGTGCTGATATTCTGCAAGAAAAGATCCTCTAAACCAAAGG atCCTCCTGTGGAAACCGAGCAGGCTGCTGTCACAGAG GAGGAAGACGACTCGAGCAAACTCACCTACTCTGAGGTGAATTTTTCCAAGAGGACTTTTGGCTCTCCCAACGGAGCCTCGAGTGGTAACACTGGTGAAGTTATCTACTCTGCGCCTCGGGTCCATGTGAGCTCTGATGTCAGAGATGATTCGCTGTACTCGAGTGTAGCTTAg